DNA sequence from the Oreochromis niloticus isolate F11D_XX linkage group LG8, O_niloticus_UMD_NMBU, whole genome shotgun sequence genome:
CAGTGAACTAACAGCTCAGAACCAGACAGCAAAGGGAATTTAATCCCTCTGTTTCAGAGGGAATAATGAGCTCTTAACCCTGTCGAACTATCAGTCAGTTCTGCTGATTTTGCAACTGCCAACTGAAAATGTGGACAGTGAGTCATAGATCGGttgaaaaaaacataaacagccatCTATGATCTGTTAAGCAGATGTCACGAAAACCCACACAAATGTAGGTGGTCAGTGGAGATGTGAATGCTCTAAAaagatgcacacacagacaaacccCCACAATCCTTTTGTACAGACATAGGAATTATTTGACCAAAGAACAATGTTGGCACCACATGATTAAAAAGGAATCATGACCCTATTTCTGCTTGACAGATGTACAGAAAATCTACAGTGTTGTTTGTGCTGATCTTATTTCTGTCTCTATGTGAGTTATTGCTCCATGACCTCTAAACATGGATTTAATTTTCTTTAGATATGTATGCCTGTTAATGATCCAGATTATGGTAACCAATAAAGAACAGGTGTGACCACAGAGTATAAAGTCAAAGTCATTATAATGTctataaaaactacattttatgAGACAGTTTTCACAGATTTTGAGAGATAATTACATtatcttgtttttcttcaaagtAATTGTGATTTAGTAAGCAAGTCTGTGCCTTTTGGTTGTTGAACTCTTATGCCTCAAATTGATGGTTAACAACAGGTGAGAGATTATGTGGTGAGAGTATTTATTCATGGATTAAATTCTCAAGAAATACATCATCGTGAATGaatctgcatgtgtgtgctgcTGCCTTGTGTTGTTCTAGATGCACGGAGTGGGACTGCTTTGGAAGATCTGTCCAGTTTTCACAGAACCAGGAGAGACCAGCAGaccccacacaaacacagggaagCCCGCAGCTCACAGGCtgaaggaggagggggagtcACTATCAGTCCCCTGCCTGACAACATGACTCGCATAGTGGTGAGATGCAACGACTGATCCATGGCCTTAGATTACGATAGTGGCCGTAAGAAAATCAACTATTTGAATATGGCCTGAATTATGTTCATAGAAATGACGCTCCCATTTCTCTTTTACTAACAACATGTACAGTAAATATCAAGTTTAATGTAAGCTCTAAAATAATGACATCATGCCTATGCTTGAAGCTAAAGCTACACAGCTGTTCCTTAAACCTTCAATCtctctaatggccagcagggggcatcTGCTCTGGTTGTAAAAAGTAGTCCCTCTGTATAGATGGCCATAAGAAAGTGAGCCTTATATCGATCGATTTCATACCAAAGTAAACACTTTCCTAATGTCTTTACAGTCTTCATAGTTCAGCTTAAATGGCCAACTCTTTTTCAATTGAAAATAATGTTCatttaggaaattatggtcctATTTAGAATAAAACAGACGCTTTTGGGTTGGCATACCTTCTGTAAGACTGCAATGGCCAAAACCGCCAACAGTTTCTTATCGAGCTACCTTTAGCAGTCATAACTCAAAGTTGGTATGAGGTATTCTGAGCAGATaggctgtgtttggttttttgcaAACATGGCACTGTGCATTATAGCCAAACATCTCCAATTTGGTTTTATGTTTCCAAGGGGCACTTAGGATTGCAACTGTGTAAACCTTAGCATGCTGTTATGTTCTTTCTAGAGAGAAGAGCAGTCCAAACAACCCATATTATTCAGCCATTTTCTAACTGTACTGTCTTGAACTTTAAAAGTTCTACAGAGGAAGTGTCTACAGAGTCAGTTTTGTTGCTAAATTTGTATGTTGAGACTGCGTCACTGCATGTGGCTTCAAAATGTGCTTTCTGTATTGTATTATCTAACTCTACTAAAATTATGCTAAAGTTAGCCTAAACTACAGAATACTTCCTTAAAGAATGGAGGGCTCATGTTGTAGAAAACTGTACAGCCACAGAGCTACAACCAGTAAGAGCAGCAGAAAAACTGCCCCAAAAAACTGTGACCAGTGAGAATGAGGTCAACACAGCTGTGCAAGTCATTGTCAGCTGAATTACAGAAATAAGAATTCTTATATCTTTTGGTTCTGCAAGAAAAAGGGCATTAATAGCTGCCAACTTAAAATTACATTAGCTTGAGGGATAAATATCCCCTACTTATTTTAGGAAAACTAAACCATCCATTACACCAAAGCCAAAGAATCTTTAGCGTCAATAAATATAGTGATGTTTATATGGTTATTATAATGTTTAACCCAAGAAAAGAGTTACTTTCACAAGAACTGCAGAATTAACCTAACCATAGGGTGGGGTGGGGTATCACAGGTTGGTGTGTTGATCCTTAAATGTCCAACATGATAACCCAATGGTCAGGTTAATACTTTTTAATATAGCTTATTGTTATCTGTGTATGAAAATATGAAGAGATAAATGTGAGGcaaactgtaactgtaaatgGCTTTGGTAATAATATTGTGCTGACAAGTCAAGTAGCTACTGCCAAgccagaaaaaataaagtttagtCAAAGGTAAAGCCTGTAGCACATCAGTGTCCTGTGCCATTTTCCAGTCATTATTTCAgaagtgtgtgtctgcgtgtgtgcgtTTTTAGTGCATGGGATGAGGTTTTATGAGTGTCTTACCTCCTAGACTCATCTTTCACTTCAATCAGCCTCAGTAAAATTCAATCCAAATAAATTGTGTTgtacgtttttttgttttttttcttcctctccctaCAATTCAAATTGAAAACAGACCACATACTTGTGTTGCCAGCTTACAGTGTTTGTTTAAGCATGGCTGCGCACgagtatgtgcatgtgtgtgtgactcaCTTGGATGGGATCACAAGTAACCCTGTtataatgctgctgctgcttttttagGGGGAGGCCTGATCTCAATTTCCAAAACCCTCCATCTCCTGTCCAATCAGAGTCACTTCAATAAGTCAGTCAGCTGTGAgggaaaataaatgattattcTCCTCACCTAGAATCCCCCTAGAAAATACAGGCTGGTGTCAGGCAGTGGagatggaagaaaaaaagtggGTCACTTGCTGTAAATGGAGCAGCCGGAGAGGTTGTGAGAGCGCTGCATTTAACTGCTCCACTTTCTGAGCCCACACTAAACCCCAGAACCATTGCTCTCTGTCACCTTCAACTGTGCTATACATTAATAATGCcatcaagactggagatctgTATGAAGACACAAGTGCTTGTTGTCAAAGCCAATGTGTAAACAGCTCCATCAAGTGGCGCTATATGGGCAGAACGGAAGGGAAAAATCCCTGCATGACTCATTGAGGTTTATCCCAGTTGTTTTGTCAAAATaagacatttttgcttttttcacatTATTTTTGAGCTGATCAACtaaatagtgttttttttttcagttcactCTTACACTAACCTAAATATTTttcacaaaaaagaggaaaaaaggtaAGACTGTACTTTCATCTAATACCAGTTTGTACTACAAAATGGTGCAGCGAATAATTATAAGCTTTATTTAACTAAGTAAGCCATTAAGAGCACAGGAAATAGAGTAGCTTAAAACATATATATCAAAACTTTAACACTGGAAAATCTCAACAAACCAACTCACAAAATGCTGCCTCCTGTCGGTGAAAGTCAAGTTCTGAAGAAGGTAATTACAAAAAAGTACCTTGTACAAacacaaatgtaaaaacaatCTGTTTAGAACCATGATAAATGTATTGATTAGCTATTAGAAACTGGTACAACAGGATGCAAAAATCCCCAAAATCTTCATAAAGATGAGTTCTCTTTGATAAGGTTTCTTCTCAGAGATATGTAAAAGGGTAAGATgttctatttttttcatttgttattattataagaAAATGCACGCAGCAATCCTTTAGACTACTAGTTTGAAATGTACATAAAACATGATTGAAAAACTACACATCTTTATTTTGGAGAGGCTAGAGTTACCAAAATGTATACATTTGGAATTATCCAGTCCTGTAGTAACTCATTGATTTCAATATAAATCAGTCTATTTCATAGTGAGACCTACTCTAAACTACCTCACCATGACTAATGTATTCCGGAAACTTGTCTAATGAGTGACCTCTTTCTCTCAGGAGGACTCCCAGAGGTACTACAGATGGCAGAGTTTTGGtccaacagacagacagattgcAAACTTGTGGGTGGATATGGACAACCAGCACAAAAACCAAGTCAGAATTCATGGCATACTGTCCAACGCCCATCGACAGGCAGCGGTGAGATGAGCATTCACACATTAAAGCACTAATGTCTGATTTACAGACAGATTTAACCACATCTGACATTTCTTCTTATCCACAGAGAGTGGCACTCTCCTTTGATTTCCCCTTCTATGGGCACTACTTGAGACAAATTATTATAGCAACTGGAGGTAGGTCACATGCTGCAGCAGCATTTATCAACTCATCTCCTTCACTTTAAAGATGTGCTGTTCAACCACCAGGTAGAGGTGTTTAAACAATCTTTAACTGTTCACTTCTCTTAatgtttctcttcaggtttcatCTACATGGGTGAAATAACTCATCGAATGCTAACTGCCACCCAGTATGTTGCTCCCCTCATGGCCAACTTTGACCCTAGCTTTTCTAAAAATTCAACAGTGAGGTACTTGGATAATGGTAGGTAAAGGTTCCTCTATGAAGTCTCTAGAGTTTGGGAGCTCCTGGGTATCTCTGACTGCCCTTTGTATACTGCTTTGCCCAGGTAATTTATTTGTCGTGCAGTGGGACAAAGTGCGGTTAAAGGACCGAGAGGCAGCGGGGCCTTTTACTTTCCAGGCAGCGCTCCACAAAAATGGAACAATTGTTTTCAACTACAAAGATgtaagttgtgttttttttaatcagatgTAGCAAAAATATAATTCCACCACTTCAATATATTGTAAAAAACACAGCTCAGCTTGAATGTCAGGTTTACAAGTGTCACAACAAACTCTGCTGTTCTTTTTGGAGATCCCATTGCCAGTGGAGGAAATAAATTCTACTGAGCATCCGCTGAAAGTTGGACTGTCTGACGCTTTCATGGGATACCTCCCTACATCACAGCCGTCAGGTCAGttcctttaaaatgaaaaaagagatgCTTCTTCTATTGTTAATTTATATTAATTATTCATATTTTGGTAAATTATTAAGCCAGTTAACTGTGGGGTCTAATATGTTTCGAGGGGTACGCAATAAGACATCCTCACAAACCAGTGCAGTTTTTCAGAAAATGAGAAAGCTATATGTAAGCTACATCAGAGTAAACTGACCAACCAAGTGACCAGAGGACATTGTGCACAGGTGTGTGGATGTTAACCTGCAAGGAAAGAAGGCTGATGACTTTAGCCCTGATTGGAAACCTAATCTGACATTGTGGTTTCACAAGGTTTTGGATAATGGTTACTAACGACCATTAGataaacacagatttttttcttctgcttttctgaGCATTTCTGAGCATTTTCAAACTTTTATAAAAACTGACTAGTTTGATTTTTCTTCTAGCTAACAAATTAACGATTAGAAACATGCCTAGTGAAAGTCACATTGCtgccataaagaaaaaaagtcaaataaatattgcattattacaataaaaatggatagtaaatacattttcaaaaaaatacacaacaacaAATTTCTGTACAGAAATTCCAAGTTACATTTACTGTTAATAGTTAAAGCTTTATATTAGAGCCAGTTAGCCTGGTCTGAAGTAAAGTATAATATCAATTTCTTCAATTTCTTTAAGAgtgctgtaaaaataaataaatagttcaACACCATTCCTTACTTTTCTACAAGACAAAGTCCATCTTTAGACTCGTATACATCTCAAAAGTCCTTTTTCATGTTGTCAGAATATAAACGGTACTTGAACTCAGATATCGCATCTCGTGCCAAGATCAGCACTACATTTTGCAGTTTGTGATCTGAGTTCTTTACCCTCCACCTCCTCGCCTAATTTCATGAAATTTGGACCGACATTCCCAGTTATCATCTCAAAGTCTCTTCCTATTAAAATGGGGTGCTTCCCATTGTCATCAGGTGGTACTCGCTCTAGTACTGTAGGATCATTATCCTCTAATACAAAGCTctttgagatgactgttgttgtgaacgGGTGCTATTTGGACAAATCAAATAGCGAATAATCAATCAAATCTCAGCTCTCACCCTGGCAGAGGAGTAAAAGCGGAAACTAAATGCTTTCCATCACAAGTAGTTCATTTTGAGCAGGAGTTATTCCCCTCTCAGAAACATGGAGCACAGActtctttttaagttttcacATGAGACTTAATACGGAAGAAAGACTTGTAGGCTgatatttaatttttgttttgataGAGGCAAAGCGGCGTAATATCTATGAGTATCATCGTGTTGCCATTGACACCACAAAGATTGTGAGCGGATCAGCTTTTGAGTTCACACCTCTGCCCAGTAAGTCCTGTTTCAAACTAGCTTTTGTGCGACAGCCTAGCCTCATTACTCACCTCTGTAACTGCGTAACGATGCAATTCCCGTTCCTCCAGCTTGTCTTCAACACACATCCTGTGATCTCTGCCTAACATCCAACTTGACAAGCGGCTGTGGCTGGTGCAACACACTTCAACGGTAAGACAAAGTTCAATTCTTGATGTTATGAGATTCTCGCCTTTTCTCACTTTGCTTTTCATTTCTAGATGTTCTGATGGTATAGACCGACATAGACAAGAGTGGCTGGATTACAACTGCCTTGAAGAGGTGAGACTCATTACCATATCACACAAGAGAGAGATGAGCAGCTTTGTTACTGATTCCTGAGTCATTCTTTTCGGCATTCACTCAGGCTAAAGGCATGTGTGAGGACTACAACACAGTTCTACCTGAAGCAACTATGAGCTCCTTTAATCACTCCTCTCCAGGTCCAACTGTTTCAGTGCTTGAAGAACAGCCTGTTACTAGGGGTGAGTTGGAAAATACAGTGCTGGTATGTCAGCAAAGACTCAGTCCTGCAACTGGTGAAGGATTAATGAAggaatatttatttgtttattttttgggaTCATGCCAAATGTGACCCTTTGTGAATAGATTAAGGAGAAGCAGAATTACTAGTGGCTCTCTGACTTCTGAGCATCACAGAATTAAAGCTGAATTTCCATAGAGAGCATAAGCGTACAGGTACCAGCTGCACGACTCAATATACACAGGAGATAACTCTTAAATCTGTGTCAGATTTAAACTTCTACATCTTCACATTTtcagaatgtaaaaaaaataacaataacagaaaGCTTATCATAAAGCTAATCTCACTCTGACTATAAAATTTTGACTAATAATTGTTGATCTTacgtgtgtatttatacatgAGATTTTGTATAGATCTTTTCAAAAGACACAGTTTATGTAAAATCAAATCTACCTAGGCAAATAGGAGTGCCTTTTGTTGCACTGGCTcggacacttttttttaatgaacaacTAAATGTTACATTTGACAATACTAATCAGAAGACACCATAAGATCATTTGGAAATTATCCTACAGAAGTGTGTGAGCAGAAACTATGATTGCTAAAGCTTATAATCTAACCAGGGGTAGGCCACAGGGATCAGTTTTGGGACCACAATTATTCATACAATATGTTCAAAATTTTGGGCGGAGATTTTTGTCTTAGTTCATCTATATGTTTCTACTTATATATTTGTGTAAATTTTCTGATTAAGGAACCAATGACAAGGAGATTTTAAATCTCATGTATTGTATTATCCTAGTTAAATAAAGATTATATAAGTCTTAAACTCAACCTTAATGAAGTCCAGCAGAAAAGtagttaaatatttgtttttccatGTGGACTTTGGGAAGAGACTGaggattgttttttaatgtttttctgtggaTTTTCTGTGTATACAGATTTTTGGGAGATTTACTGTAAATACAAACAAGTGAACatgaatattttttctttcttgttttttcaaTCCACGCCTCACTTTCTGCTTCTAGGAGTTATGTTAATTTAATGTCAGTTCATTTATAAACTTATAGTAATTAAAAGCTTCATATAAGAATCCAGAAGCTATTTAAAGGCTTAAATATAATGTGGTAAACAAAGGACAGATCATTTTTACTTTACTCATGTCACACTGTACAACAGCAATGCTCTACAGATTTTCAGTAAAACTCCCTCTGCCTCTTATCGGACGGGCACTATGAATTAAAGTAttccaaattttaaaaagaaaatcgcCCCCACTTAGTTTTAGGAAGTTATAAGGATGGCCACAGAGTTTTCAAAAGAAAAGTCCATAGTGAGTTCCCTAGACATTTCTATATTTAGAACCGCTTTAACAGGAGCAACAATCTTCCTTCCTTTCAGATATACAGACAAGCCCTCCAAACAACGGGATGACAGAGAACACGGCCATCATCGCAGGCGTTGTGGCTGCTCTAGTTCTGCTTGTAGCTCTCACCTTACTGGCTGTTTACTACATCAACACACACCCCACAGTGGCTCCACCATTCTACCTCATGCAGGTCAGAAAAACAACATCCAGCTCTCATTCCCTCTGCAGTAGGGATGGTCACcaactttaacttttatttaaaatatagagGACCTTTTCTTGtcttaaaatatatgtttttccTTAATTTTACTTTGAGCTGGTGCGCTGTAATATACTGCTATGGTCAGATGGTGGTGGTAATGCACATTGAAGCTGTTTTAAGCCACTATTGAAATACATCGCGGATGCTGGTATTAAAAGGCATGTAGATTTAAGGCACTTTTgcattggcttcacttttcaaacctggaagttatgtccatcttttataaagTCTATATAACTACCAGACTTCAGGCAGGTTAAACGTGTAATCAGCATACTCTATCACTGGGTGACCAGTTTACTTCACAGGTCAATGAAATGACTGATTCACCTGATGAATGAGAAGTGAGTGATATCCATGTGTCTGCAAAAAGACTTGcagaagtctgtaacaaaacagCCCTGAACTCTGGAAACACTCTCCTGATGATCTTTAAGCTCCAATGAGCCAATGACTCAGTGGCTTCACAGTAAAACCCACCCTTGACTTGAAAACACTAACCTTTAAAATTCATAAAAGCACTTGCAGTAAAGTTTAGGGCATTTATGGATGTGGAATAGGCAGACTGCTGTGGCTACATTCATCTTTTATGCCGTCTATGGTTGAAGCCTGCATCTTCCCATTTGCCTGCTATGTGGTCTTTACCTACTACTGTTTCTCTGTCTGCAGCGACGCACCAATAACTACTGGCCCTCTATGAAGTTCCGCAATCAGGGCTGTCACTCCAGTTATGCTGAAGTCGAGCTCGGGGGCCATGAAAAGGAAGGCTTCATTGAAGCTGAGCAATGCTGCTAAGGGTCTAGGACTTGCAGGACTCAATCAGCAGAAGAGAGGACACCATCTTGAGGAAAACTGCGGTACTACAGGAGGATGAATATGGACATTCAGGCTGACCATCAACACAAGATGTCCTTACTCCAACCTTTGAGGCTGGACAGTGTTTACTGTAACTGCTCTTGTAGCTCTTGCCAGCTTTCTCTGTGTCTTTTGCTGTTTGCCATCACACAGAGGATTAGCCATATTATCTAAGGGTTGGAGGGTTTGAGAGGAAGACAGCAGTACGATGAGATGCAAATGTCCAAAAGCCAACGATGCAAGGGCCTGTCAGGGAATGAATTAAACTAGCCTTCATACTGCAAATCAATGTACCACTCAACTttactctgtgttttttgtttttatccattttatGGAGTCACTTTTGTTTCATGAAACTTCTACGCGAGCAACGATGAGTTCATAAAATGTTAT
Encoded proteins:
- the LOC100710248 gene encoding plexin domain-containing protein 1, which encodes MGLCAVLLICLSQAELGRVWAQEHEDARSGTALEDLSSFHRTRRDQQTPHKHREARSSQAEGGGGVTISPLPDNMTRIVEDSQRYYRWQSFGPTDRQIANLWVDMDNQHKNQVRIHGILSNAHRQAARVALSFDFPFYGHYLRQIIIATGGFIYMGEITHRMLTATQYVAPLMANFDPSFSKNSTVRYLDNGNLFVVQWDKVRLKDREAAGPFTFQAALHKNGTIVFNYKDIPLPVEEINSTEHPLKVGLSDAFMGYLPTSQPSEAKRRNIYEYHRVAIDTTKIVSGSAFEFTPLPTCLQHTSCDLCLTSNLTSGCGWCNTLQRCSDGIDRHRQEWLDYNCLEEAKGMCEDYNTVLPEATMSSFNHSSPGPTVSVLEEQPVTRDIQTSPPNNGMTENTAIIAGVVAALVLLVALTLLAVYYINTHPTVAPPFYLMQRRTNNYWPSMKFRNQGCHSSYAEVELGGHEKEGFIEAEQCC